gGGATGTACTCAGAATCAtaagataagaaaaaaaattcaggaATTTCTCCAGGATAACCTGACTGACCAAGTACAAGTTCTTGTAATTTTACTAAATTTCAGAGCTCAATTGGTAATGAAATGAACATCGGTTATCATTCATTTCAAAGTATTTTCAACTCTGGTTAATCCTTTGGAAAAACTTTGCTTAGAATCTGTTATTACGAAGAGCAAGAAAAACCAGAAACTAGGCTGCTAAGTAGCTTCCAGAACTATCCCAGTAGGCGAATTCAAGCCTCAATCAAGACTTTGAATTGCAAAAGCCTACTTTGGTTTCCACACAAATTACCGAATCCACTATCTGATGGGAGATAGAGAGACTAGAGAAGTATAGAGTGATTTTTTACATCATATATGTGATATGTCCTAACCCTTTCACATACGGTTTAAAAGTTACATCATAGACGTACGGTACTTGATTTACATGGTACATTTCCATTATAAATTGCATAAAAAATCAAACAATACACATCTATAAATACTACGACTTAATTCCATTTAAATGGGTCAAGGTGAAGAATGCTTTCATAAAAAACTACTTTTCCTAGCAAAACTCATTAAATTTTTCCATATTGTCTAAAATAAGATTTGCTAAGAAACACAGTACTGGAAGTTGGTCAAAGCAAACTTACCGAAGAATTGCGTGAAGATGCGAGTAAAAAAACTCAAATTGCGAGAAACATTGTATGATACTGCCGGAGGAAGTGGTTTTACAAGGGTGTCGATGGTAAAAACACGTTGAAGAAACTGCAAGTAAATTTAAATGAATGCATGAGAGATATTACTTGGCATGTTATACAGCTTCAACTTTTAAGTACCGTGGAAAATGAAGAGATATAAACAGGTTAACCTATATGGTACAATAGACTCCAAACAATTAAAACTGTCTCAATCAATTTCACGTGCAAGAGGAAGGAATATGGGTTGGATATACTACCATTTAGTTGACCTAGATAGTTCAAAAACCTCTTAAAATCACTATGACACTGCTCTATCTACTGTGCGAAACTGCCAATCAGGGAGCTATAGTTATTTCTTATCTTTGAgcatgattctgaagaagaaaccAAGTCCCTAGTGAAAAAAACCATTGAACCCCGTCGGGTAAGATGATTTAAGGATTGAGTTTTAGGGCATAATTCttacaaacaaacaaaataaaactaaaaccCCACTAAATTTCACATTCAATTGAACAACATAAACCACAAAATTGAAAGAATATAAGAAGTGAGAAACCAATACCTGAACATTCCTCTGAAAGCTGTATCTAAGTTCTGGGTCGATTTCAGAGAGAGAATCATTGAGGCTGTTCTTATCATTGGATTTTGAAGAAACTGATTTCTTTCCGGGAACATACATAGTAGAATCACCTCCGGATTGGCTTGTCAATTTGAGTTTTCCATCTTTGAATTtctcttcattatcttcatcttctcctctccatggtgctgaagataagagttgtttcttcattttttttctcttcactGATCAAAACCTAAGGAAACAAAGGTCTGTGTTTTATCTATGAAAGAGGTGGAGAGAAGCCGCAATAGATAAGGAACGATTTTTCGGGGACCATgtcctattaggccacctaccctatagttataaggggtgtcctaaagcattgaaatgactaacctacccttaacctaatttaatttaaaaccaaccccataaccacctatatataaccaccacctccccccaccaccaccgcccaccaccgccgattaccaccaccaccacctccgattatcaccaccaccaaccaccgattaccaccatcacctccgattaccaccaccaccaaccaccaccaatatatatatatatatatatgtatatatatagcttaatttaaaacattaaaaaagatattctcacaaacctattacttgtcattcgtttttggttgaataaatgagaagtaatcattaaaatgagttgaaaatggaagttgcaaagAGGTTTAATGGAaggttttttttcagagaaaagttcggttatcaagaattatttttttcttaaccgaactcaaagttcggttgattcgcaaaaaaatacttttaaccgaactccttgtattagaacaacacaagtccataagttcggttccttcgcaaaataaggatatcaacgaactttagtttacgaaaataatgataagtccacaagttcggttcgttcgcaaaaatgttaagttttctttgtaaccgaactctacctttgaaacttcgtaacctaactctacctaattctccaagaaataaatttcgtagtaaccgaacgtttgcctaattgcatatatgcttatataagcccagttcggttgattcgcaaaatatgttgaagtttgcgaaccaaccgaacttctaacactaggttacttttaacctgcagttcggttgggaacttggttgcgttgaagtttgcgaactaactgaACACACAAgttgtacccaaataaattgttaagttcaaagttcggttacctaccattttatcctaggtaaccgaacattacactgtacgaccaaaacctccattaacgagcgagttcggtaacctgcgtgtttggaaaacgtaaccgaactacattttcacgtgtgttcggttacatgttcttgacatatggtaaccgaactggcccaaatccacataaaaaatttcattttttttgaaagtttggagcaattcaaccaacattatctaagtttgaagcctacctgggtacccaaatacccttcctccgattgtggttggtaaaatccatcgtttttcatgttttccttcttcatcttctctaactttaat
This DNA window, taken from Papaver somniferum cultivar HN1 chromosome 3, ASM357369v1, whole genome shotgun sequence, encodes the following:
- the LOC113356028 gene encoding uncharacterized protein LOC113356028; amino-acid sequence: MKKQLLSSAPWRGEDEDNEEKFKDGKLKLTSQSGGDSTMYVPGKKSVSSKSNDKNSLNDSLSEIDPELRYSFQRNVQFLQRVFTIDTLVKPLPPAVSYNVSRNLSFFTRIFTQFFDPEGISNAQKSLGLGQEEKERRVK